A window from Dermacentor albipictus isolate Rhodes 1998 colony chromosome 10, USDA_Dalb.pri_finalv2, whole genome shotgun sequence encodes these proteins:
- the LOC139050852 gene encoding solute carrier family 22 member 7-like, translating into MDVVFPQRLAGADLQTSESFDCEEAFGHGPFQTRMLVLILLGLFSVNSQAMVISLVTGDIDHWCKPLAGFNNSAADWKNIAIPIEADGRFSRCRIYERCRPPADHIDSAEHRKSGAVLTRADEWYSRCIQDTSDLRDVPCEEWDYDVRTAEASAVSSWNMVCDRRLLPAALIALQNAGAVVALILAGVFVDYVGRRAMLLSSAAALVTCTVCTIAATNYVWYAVVRFLTGASVSVHMIFTCLIPFEVMTHAHRPQQLLLLAVLGMMLCEVWSVIVKPVVIDWRLKQVMFLAPMTLLLPALSTARESPRWLVAKGRLDVAEAVMMEAAETNNVPLPVTACLVEKLREQIKNNANREGADMEDLVDYRSLRR; encoded by the coding sequence ATGGACGTTGTCTTCCCTCAGCGACTGGCCGGCGCCGATCTCCAAACAAGCGAGTCTTTTGACTGCGAGGAAGCCTTTGGTCACGGCCCCTTCCAGACGAGGATGCTCGTTCTCATTCTTCTGGGACTGTTCTCGGTTAATTCCCAAGCCATGGTGATCTCCCTTGTCACAGGTGACATCGACCATTGGTGCAAGCCGCTCGCCGGTTTCAACAACTCTGCAGCCGATTGGAAAAATATTGCCATACCGATCGAGGCCGATGGACGCTTCAGCCGCTGCCGTATTTACGAACGCTGCAGGCCACCCGCTGACCACATCGATTCCGCTGAGCATCGCAAGAGTGGCGCTGTACTAACCAGGGCTGACGAGTGGTACAGCCGATGCATCCAAGACACCAGCGACCTACGCGACGTGCCCTGTGAAGAGTGGGACTACGATGTTCGGACGGCCGAGGCCAGTGCGGTAAGCTCTTGGAACATGGTATGCGACCGACGCTTGCTTCCGGCCGCTCTTATCGCGCTGCAGAACGCCGGCGCGGTCGTTGCCCTCATCCTAGCCGGAGTCTTCGTTGACTATGTCGGAAGGAGAGCCATGCTACTGTCCTCCGCCGCAGCGTTAGTGACATGCACGGTGTGTACCATCGCGGCCACAAATTACGTGTGGTACGCTGTGGTGCGCTTCCTTACCGGGGCCAGTGTCTCGGTACACATGATTTTTACCTGCCTCATACCGTTCGAGGTGATGACGCACGCGCACAGGCCTCAGCAATTGCTCCTCCTGGCGGTTCTGGGCATGATGTTATGTGAGGTCTGGAGTGTCATCGTCAAACCGGTGGTCATCGACTGGCGTCTGAAGCAGGTGATGTTCCTGGCCCCGATGACTCTCCTGCTCCCGGCTTTGTCTACCGCTCGAGAGTCGCCCCGATGGCTCGTCGCGAAAGGAAGACTGGACGTGGCTGAAGCAGTCATGATGGAGGCTGCCGAAACCAACAATGTCCCACTTCCCGTCACGGCCTGTCTCGTGGAGAAGCTGAGAGAACAGATCAAGAACAACGCAAATCGCGAAGGTGCGGATATGGAAGACTTGGTCGACTATCGCTCCCTCCGGCGTTGA
- the LOC139050851 gene encoding solute carrier family 22 member 7-like has product MVISLVTGDVDHWCKPLAGFNISAADWKNIAIPIEADGRFSRCRIYERCEPSADHGDSTEHRKSGVVKTGADEWYNRCLQDTSDPRDVPCEEWNYDVRTAETSAVSSWNMVCDQRLLPATLVALQNAGAIVSLVLTGTFVDYVGRRAMLLASTVVVAAFAATDYVRYAVVSLLTGANVAAHTIFTSFMQFEVMSYAHRLHHLLLLVVLGLTLCEIWIVIVQPVVTDWRLKQVIFLAPMAVLLPPLSAARESSRWLVDNGRLDPAKAVMMQAAMTNNFPPPAAVRPAVKLKKQINNYVGYVAAYAFPHGLYTSAFT; this is encoded by the coding sequence ATGGTGATTTCCCTCGTCACCGGTGACGTCGACCATTGGTGCAAGCCGCTCGCCGGTTTCAACATCTCTGCAGCCGATTGGAAGAATATTGCCATACCGATCGAGGCCGATGGACGCTTCAGCCGCTGCCGCATTTACGAACGCTGCGAGCCATCCGCTGACCACGGCGATTCCACTGAGCACCGGAAGAGCGGCGTTGTAAAAACCGGGGCTGACGAGTGGTACAACCGATGTTTACAGGACACCAGCGACCCACGCGACGTGCCCTGTGAAGAGTGGAACTACGACGTTCGGACGGCCGAGACTAGCGCGGTGAGCTCTTGGAACATGGTGTGCGACCAACGTTTGCTGCCGGCCACCCTTGTCGCCCTGCAGAACGCCGGTGCCATCGTTTCCCTTGTCCTGACCGGAACCTTCGTAGACTATGTCGGCAGGAGAGCCATGCTTTTGGCTTCTACAGTAGTGGTAGCGGCCTTCGCCGCGACAGATTACGTGCGTTACGCTGTGGTCAGCCTTCTTACCGGGGCCAATGTTGCCGCACACACAATTTTTACCAGTTTCATGCAGTTCGAGGTAATGAGTTACGCGCACAGGCTGCACCATCTCCTCCTCCTGGTGGTTCTAGGCCTGACGTTATGTGAGATTTGGATCGTCATCGTCCAACCCGTGGTCACCGACTGGCGCCTGAAGCAGGTCATCTTCCTAGCACCAATGGCTGTCCTGCTCCCTCCATTGTCTGCCGCACGGGAATCATCGCGATGGCTAGTCGACAATGGAAGGCTGGACCCGGCCAAAGCAGTCATGATGCAGGCGGCCATGACCAACAATTTCCCGCCTCCTGCCGCGGTCCGTCCTGCGGTGAAGCTGAAGAAGCAGATCAATAATTACGTGGGTTACGTGGCTGCGTACGCTTTTCCTCACGGATTATATACGTCTGCATTTACATAG
- the LOC139050850 gene encoding solute carrier family 22 member 7-like — MDVLLPHRLVGADLRTSESFDCEEAFGHGPFQRRMLLLILLGLFSANCQTAVISIVTGEADHWCKPLAGFNISAADWKNIAIPIEADGRFSRCRIYERCKPPTVHGDSAEHRKSGAVLSGADEWYSRCFQDTNDSRDVPCEEWDYDVRTADTSVVSFWNMVCDQRLLPATLVALHNAGAIVSLLLAGAFVDYVGRRAMLLSSAAAVVACMLCTFAATNYVPYAVVRFLTGASVAVHTVFTCLIPFEVMTHAHRPQQVLLVAVLGLTLCEVWIVIVKPVVIDWRLKQVMFLAPTALLLPALFTAQESPRWLVAKGRLDAAEAVMMQAAETNNVPLPVTACLVEKLRVQIKIHSSREGADTEDLVDYRSVRPRALAMFAVCFSISFVFYLDTFLTAPHNEFWIPCLTVVITLATYAGMHFLMTGDALVRVLSVCFLLTGFIQCALSAAVGTGFVMISKALLVLSKGVSNVIFVHCFTYVLELFPSAVRASVACWAFAFGRIAAVCAAMTLVLKPAGHQDLIFAVAGLFLFVSLLVIRVLPRTTVVEEARIVTRRASDLSRMSMDHMKRTLLQRILRKKCKSGSVEISKSSSWKSGRSGGSKTPGSFKLSRRFQTERMQE; from the coding sequence ATGGACGTCCTTCTCCCCCACCGACTCGTCGGCGCCGATCTCCGAACAAGCGAGTCATTTGACTGCGAAGAAGCCTTTGGTCACGGCCCTTTCCAGCGGAGGATGCTGCTTCTCATTCTTTTGGGACTCTTCTCGGCTAATTGCCAAACCGCGGTCATTTCCATCGTCACCGGTGAAGCCGACCATTGGTGCAAGCCACTCGCCGGTTTCAACATCTCTGCAGCCGATTGGAAGAATATTGCCATACCAATCGAGGCCGACGGACGCTTCAGCCGCTGCCGCATTTACGAACGCTGCAAGCCACCCACTGTCCACGGCGATTCCGCTGAGCATCGAAAGAGCGGTGCTGTACTATCTGGCGCTGACGAGTGGTACAGCCGATGCTTCCAGGACACCAACGACTCACGCGACGTGCCCTGTGAAGAGTGGGACTACGACGTTAGGACTGCCGACACCAGCGTGGTGAGCTTTTGGAACATGGTGTGCGACCAACGTTTGCTTCCAGCCACCCTTGTCGCCCTCCACAACGCCGGCGCCATTGTTTCCCTCCTGTTGGCCGGAGCCTTCGTGGACTACGTTGGCAGGAGAGCCATGCTTCTATCCTCCGCCGCAGCGGTAGTGGCCTGCATGCTGTGCACCTTCGCGGCAACAAATTACGTGCCCTACGCTGTGGTGCGCTTCCTTACCGGGGCCAGTGTCGCGGTACACACTGTTTTTACCTGTCTCATACCGTTCGAGGTGATGACGCACGCGCACAGGCCGCAGCAAGTCCTCCTCGTAGCGGTGCTGGGCCTGACTTTATGTGAGGTGTGGATTGTCATCGTCAAACCCGTGGTCATCGACTGGCGTCTGAAGCAGGTGATGTTCCTGGCCCCGACGGCTCTCCTGCTCCCGGCTTTGTTTACCGCCCAGGAGTCGCCCCGTTGGCTCGTCGCGAAAGGAAGACTGGACGCGGCCGAAGCAGTCATGATGCAGGCTGCCGAAACCAACAATGTCCCTCTTCCTGTCACGGCCTGTCTCGTGGAAAAGCTGAGAGTACAGATCAAGATCCACTCAAGTCGCGAAGGTGCGGACACGGAAGACTTGGTCGACTATCGCTCCGTCCGGCCTCGAGCATTGGCTATGTTTGCCGTTTGCTTCTCGATATCTTTTGTTTTTTACCTCGACACCTTTTTGACGGCGCCGCATAACGAATTCTGGATCCCGTGCCTCACGGTTGTCATCACACTGGCGACGTACGCGGGTATGCACTTCCTTATGACCGGCGACGCACTCGTCAGAGTGCTCAGCGTCTGCTTCCTGTTGACGGGCTTCATACAATGCGCACTGAGTGCAGCGGTGGGTACCGGATTCGTCATGATCAGCAAGGCCTTACTCGTCCTCTCCAAGGGCGTCTCTAACGTAATCTTTGTACACTGTTTCACCTACGTCCTGGAACTCTTTCCATCGGCAGTGCGCGCCAGTGTCGCATGCTGGGCGTTCGCCTTCGGGCGTATCGCGGCCGTGTGCGCGGCAATGACCCTCGTCCTGAAACCAGCCGGACACCAAGACCTGATATTCGCCGTTGCCGGGCTTTTCCTCTTCGTCTCCCTTCTCGTCATTCGGGTCCTGCCACGCACGACAGTGGTGGAAGAAGCACGAATCGTGACCAGGCGCGCTTCAGACTTATCCAGGATGTCCATGGATCACATGAAACGAACCCTCTTACAGAGGATATTACGCAAAAAGTGCAAAAGCGGAAGCGTGGAGATCTCCAAGTCATCCAGCTGGAAGAGTGGGAGGAGTGGTGGCAGCAAAACTCCTGGAAGTTTTAAATTGTCTCGTCGATTTCAAACCGAACGAATGCAGGAATGA